A genomic region of Scomber japonicus isolate fScoJap1 chromosome 5, fScoJap1.pri, whole genome shotgun sequence contains the following coding sequences:
- the LOC128358567 gene encoding leucine-rich repeat neuronal protein 3-like: MKETAVVACLLAELSLAAFVLASEGAAHCPALCRCEIRPWFSPSSIYTEAATVDCNDLGLSVLPERLPSDTQVLLLQTNNIVNVEKTLDYLANLTEIDLSQNNISSVSDVCLGSLPRLLSLHMEENWIQELSDSCLASLPNLQEFYINHNLIFSISPAAFQGLSRLLRLHLNSNRLTSVNSQWFQALPNLEILMLGENPILELSDMNFQPLINLRSLVLAKMNLTEIPDNALVGLENLESISFFDNMLNRVPRLALTRVHNLKFLDLNKNPIERIQRGDFMDMMHLKELGINSMPELVSVDSFALSNLPELTKIEATNNPKLSYIHPRAFHKLPRLETLMLNSNALSALHRSTVDSLPNLREVSLHSNPIRCDCVIRWVNMNRTAVRFMEPDSLFCTEPPEYQGQHVRQVHFREMTEICLPLISPRSLPERVEVVKGSSVSLHCRAFGEPEPEIYWVTPSGDKVLPGSISDKYYMHPEGTFDIYDATEQEAGSYTCIAHNLVGADLKSVMVAVDGYITQFSNQPLHVYITSVQSHSVMVSWESTGSLVSQLNWSVLSDGSFLSMPFKARLPADVKEYRIKQLKVSTRYQVCVEVTTAQPGYSRDCVNVTTKEAAVPREKTENWDSLVMATCAVFFIVVAVGCSVIYTSLYNQVFYTKLIADPAESLLIPGTHSPSSSSFLEFGVSGVKVRATVINLPDDSI; the protein is encoded by the coding sequence ATGAAGGAGACAGCAGTTGTGGCTTGTTTGCTGGCTGAGCTGTCTCTGGCTGCTTTTGTTCTGGCGTCGGAGGGGGCTGCTCATTGCCCTGCATTGTGTCGATGTGAGATACGACCCTGGTTCTCTCCCAGCTCTATTTACACCGAGGCTGCCACTGTGGACTGTAATGACTTGGGCCTCTCAGTGCTACCGGAGAGACTCCCATCAGACACACAGGTACTGCTGCTACAGACAAACAACATTGTTAATGTGGAGAAAACTTTGGATTACTTGGCCAACCTCACTGAAATCGACTTGTCCCAGAATAACATTTCCTCAGTGAGCGATGTTTGTTTGGGGTCTCTCCCCCGGCTGCTGTCACTCCACATGGAGGAGAACTGGATTCAGGAGCTTTCTGACAGCTGCCTCGCTTCCTTGCCCAACCTCCAGGAGTTCTACATCAACCACAACCTGATTTTCTCCATTAGCCCTGCGGCCTTTCAAGGTCTGAGCAGGCTGCTTAGGCTCCATCTCAATTCCAATCGACTGACAAGCGTTAACAGCCAGTGGTTCCAGGCTCTCCCCAATTTAGAGATATTGATGCTGGGAGAAAACCCCATCCTGGAGCTGTCAGATATGAACTTTCAACCTCTGATTAACCTCCGCAGCCTCGTGCTCGCTAAGATGAATCTGACTGAAATCCCTGATAATGCTCTGGTTGGTCTCGAGAACTTGGAGAGCATCTCATTTTTTGACAACATGCTCAATCGAGTACCCAGACTGGCGCTGACAAGAGTCCACAACCTGAAATTTCTGGATTTGAATAAGAACCCCATTGAGAGGATCCAGAGAGGCGACTTCATGGACATGATGCATCTCAAAGAGCTCGGCATCAACAGCATGCCTGAGCTCGTGTCCGTTGACAGTTTTGCCTTAAGCAATCTGCCCGAGCTGACAAAAATTGAGGCCACCAACAATCCCAAGCTGTCCTACATCCACCCCAGGGCCTTCCACAAGCTCCCCAGGCTGGAGACGCTAATGCTGAACAGCAACGCTCTGAGTGCTCTTCACCGCAGCACCGTGGACTCCCTGCCTAACCTGCGTGAAGTCAGCCTGCACAGCAACCCCATCCGCTGCGACTGCGTCATCCGCTGGGTCAACATGAACAGGACGGCCGTTCGCTTCATGGAGCCCGACTCCCTTTTCTGCACGGAGCCTCCGGAGTACCAAGGCCAGCACGTCCGACAGGTGCACTTCAGGGAGATGACGGAGATCTGCCTTCCGCTGATATCACCTCGGAGCCTCCCGGAGCGTGTCGAGGTTGTGAAAGGGAGCTCGGTGTCGCTGCACTGCCGGGCGTTTGGAGAACCAGAACCTGAGATCTACTGGGTGACGCCTTCAGGGGACAAGGTCCTACCTGGCAGCATCTCCGACAAGTACTACATGCACCCAGAAGGAACCTTTGACATCTACGACGCCACGGAGCAGGAGGCCGGCTCATACACCTGCATCGCCCACAATCTTGTCGGGGCGGATCTGAAGTCTGTCATGGTTGCGGTGGATGGATACATCACCCAGTTTTCAAATCAACCTTTACATGTATATATCACATCTGTCCAATCTCACTCCGTTATGGTTTCCTGGGAAAGCACGGGCAGTTTAGTGTCACAACTGAATTGGTCCGTTTTATCTGACGGCAGCTTCCTCTCAATGCCATTCAAAGCCCGGCTCCCTGCTGATGTCAAAGAGTACCGCATCAAACAGCTGAAGGTTTCCACCCGTTACCAGGTTTGTGTTGAGGTCACTACAGCTCAGCCTGGATACAGCAGGGACTGTGTCAATGTGACCACAAAGGAAGCAGCAGTCCCGAGGGAGAAAACCGAGAACTGGGACAGTCTGGTGATGGCGACTtgtgctgtgttttttattgtggtTGCCGTGGGTTGCTCTGTCATCTATACGTCTCTGTACAACCAGGTGTTTTACACGAAACTGATAGCGGACCCTGCTGAGAGTCTGTTAATTCCCGGCACTcattccccctcctcctcctctttcctggAATTTGGCGTGTCTGGGGTAAAGGTGAGGGCAACCGTAATAAACTTACCAGACGACTCCATATAA